One region of Caldimonas thermodepolymerans genomic DNA includes:
- a CDS encoding deoxynucleoside kinase, which produces MTAFSLDACRHIVVEGPIGVGKSTLARLLAAELGGELMLEKPQENPFLERFYADAARYAFQTQVYFLFQRIEQYRELVQPGMFAGPVVSDFMFAKDALFARLTLSDDEYELYMQMYQRMAPQMPEPDLIIWLQAGPPVLQQRIARRGIRMEQGIGDAYLRELCDAYAAYFEHYDGAPVLALETTHFNPVDRPDDFRRFMTHLRRYGGSREVLTLQPQEGA; this is translated from the coding sequence ATGACCGCGTTTTCCCTCGATGCCTGCCGGCACATCGTCGTCGAAGGCCCCATCGGCGTGGGCAAGAGCACGCTCGCGCGCCTGCTGGCCGCCGAGCTGGGCGGCGAGCTGATGCTCGAGAAACCGCAGGAGAACCCGTTCCTGGAGCGCTTCTATGCCGACGCGGCGCGCTACGCCTTCCAGACCCAGGTGTACTTCCTGTTCCAGCGCATCGAACAGTACCGCGAGCTGGTGCAGCCGGGCATGTTCGCCGGGCCCGTGGTCAGCGACTTCATGTTCGCCAAGGACGCGCTGTTCGCGCGCCTGACGCTCAGCGACGACGAATACGAGCTGTACATGCAGATGTACCAGCGCATGGCGCCGCAGATGCCCGAGCCGGACCTGATCATCTGGCTGCAGGCCGGGCCGCCGGTGCTGCAGCAGCGCATCGCGCGGCGCGGCATCCGCATGGAGCAGGGCATCGGCGATGCCTACCTGCGCGAGCTGTGCGACGCCTATGCCGCGTACTTCGAGCATTACGACGGTGCGCCGGTGCTGGCGCTGGAGACCACGCACTTCAATCCGGTCGACCGTCCGGACGATTTCCGTCGCTTCATGACGCACCTGCGCCGCTATGGCGGATCGCGTGAAGTGCTCACGCTGCAGCCGCAGGAGGGCGCATGA
- the rpsP gene encoding 30S ribosomal protein S16: MVVIRLARGGSKKRPFYNIVAADSRHRRDGRFLERVGFYNPMASGAAETLRLAHDRLEYWVGQGAQMSPTVARLVKQAKKAAA, encoded by the coding sequence ATGGTCGTGATTCGACTCGCACGCGGCGGCTCCAAGAAGCGCCCGTTCTACAACATCGTCGCCGCTGACTCGCGCCATCGCCGCGACGGCCGGTTCCTCGAGCGCGTGGGCTTCTACAACCCCATGGCTTCCGGCGCGGCCGAAACCCTGCGCCTGGCGCATGACCGCCTGGAGTACTGGGTCGGCCAGGGCGCCCAGATGTCGCCGACGGTGGCCCGCCTGGTCAAGCAGGCCAAGAAGGCCGCTGCCTGA
- the purM gene encoding phosphoribosylformylglycinamidine cyclo-ligase yields the protein MSNTPLSYRDAGVDIDAGDALVDRIKPLAKRTLREGVLGGIGGFGALFEVPKRYQEPVLVSGTDGVGTKLKLAFEWGMHDTVGIDLVAMSVNDVLVQGAEPLFFLDYFACGKLDVDTAARVVGGIARGCEESGCALIGGETAEMPGMYPPGEYDLAGFCVGVVEKGRIVDGRSIAPGDVVLGLASSGVHSNGYSLVRKVVERAAERLPATLDGQPFRERVMAPTRLYVKPVLAALQQVAIKGMAHITGGGLVENIPRCLPETTKAVIDGGSWPRPEIFSWLQREGGVAESEMHRTFNCGIGFVVIVAEADAARATEILQAQGQTVYRIGRIEARQGDEHQTQVI from the coding sequence ATGTCCAACACCCCCCTGTCCTACCGTGATGCCGGCGTCGACATCGATGCCGGCGACGCCCTCGTCGACCGCATCAAGCCCCTGGCCAAGCGCACGCTGCGCGAAGGCGTGCTGGGCGGCATCGGCGGTTTCGGCGCCCTGTTCGAGGTGCCCAAGCGCTACCAGGAACCCGTGCTGGTCAGCGGCACCGACGGCGTGGGCACCAAGCTCAAGCTGGCCTTCGAATGGGGCATGCACGACACCGTCGGCATCGACCTCGTCGCGATGAGCGTCAACGACGTGCTGGTGCAAGGCGCCGAGCCGCTGTTCTTCCTCGACTACTTCGCCTGCGGCAAGCTGGATGTCGACACCGCCGCGCGCGTGGTCGGCGGCATCGCGCGCGGCTGCGAGGAATCGGGCTGTGCGCTGATCGGCGGCGAGACCGCCGAGATGCCCGGCATGTACCCGCCCGGCGAATACGACCTGGCCGGCTTCTGCGTCGGCGTGGTCGAGAAGGGCCGCATCGTCGACGGCCGCAGCATCGCCCCCGGCGACGTGGTGCTGGGGCTGGCCTCCAGCGGCGTGCATTCCAACGGCTACTCGCTGGTGCGCAAGGTGGTCGAGCGCGCCGCCGAGCGCCTGCCCGCGACGCTGGACGGCCAGCCGTTCCGCGAGCGCGTGATGGCCCCCACCCGCCTGTACGTGAAGCCGGTGCTGGCCGCGCTGCAGCAGGTGGCGATCAAGGGCATGGCCCACATCACCGGCGGCGGCCTGGTGGAGAACATCCCGCGCTGCCTGCCCGAGACCACCAAGGCCGTCATCGACGGCGGCAGCTGGCCGCGGCCGGAGATTTTCAGCTGGCTGCAGCGCGAAGGCGGCGTCGCCGAGTCGGAAATGCACCGCACCTTCAACTGCGGCATCGGCTTCGTCGTGATCGTGGCCGAGGCCGACGCGGCCCGCGCCACCGAGATCCTGCAGGCCCAGGGCCAGACCGTCTACCGCATCGGCCGCATCGAGGCCCGCCAGGGCGACGAGCACCAGACCCAGGTGATCTGA
- a CDS encoding DUF47 domain-containing protein — MIFGKLLPREGNFFELFNQHGAKIVEGSRAFMAMVENYSDAGLRERHAAEVDKAERQADRTTAEVNRLLHKTFITPIDREQIHSLINAMDDVLDLLQDASETMSLYDIREMTDEVIQLAALSVRCCERVAHAVSLLPRLNKDETAEAAIKACEEIDQLESDADRVMRAAMSKLFREQADVRELIKLKAIYEQLESISDRCEDVANLIEGIVLENS, encoded by the coding sequence ATGATCTTCGGCAAACTGCTGCCTCGCGAGGGCAATTTCTTCGAGCTGTTCAACCAGCATGGCGCGAAGATCGTCGAAGGCTCGCGGGCCTTCATGGCGATGGTCGAGAACTATTCCGATGCAGGCCTGCGCGAGCGCCATGCGGCCGAAGTCGACAAGGCCGAGCGCCAGGCCGACAGGACGACCGCCGAGGTCAACCGCCTGCTGCACAAGACCTTCATCACCCCGATCGACCGCGAGCAGATCCATTCGCTGATCAACGCGATGGACGACGTGCTCGACCTGCTGCAGGATGCCAGCGAGACCATGTCGCTGTACGACATCCGCGAGATGACCGACGAGGTCATCCAGCTGGCGGCGCTGAGCGTGCGCTGCTGCGAGCGCGTCGCGCATGCGGTGTCGTTGCTGCCGCGCCTGAACAAGGACGAGACGGCCGAAGCGGCGATCAAGGCCTGCGAGGAGATCGACCAGCTCGAGTCCGACGCCGACCGCGTGATGCGCGCCGCGATGTCCAAGCTGTTCCGCGAGCAGGCCGACGTGCGCGAGCTGATCAAGCTGAAGGCGATCTACGAGCAGCTCGAGTCCATTTCCGACCGTTGCGAGGATGTGGCGAACCTGATCGAGGGCATCGTCCTCGAGAACTCCTGA
- a CDS encoding DMT family protein — protein MSPAAVPFQTVGLLIASNVFMTFAWYGHLKHLASKPWYVAALVSWGIALFEYLLQVPANRIGYSSGMFSLAQLKIMQEVITLAVFVPFAMVYMKVPFKLDFVWAGLCLVGAVYFIFRTP, from the coding sequence GTGAGCCCTGCCGCCGTTCCTTTCCAGACCGTCGGGCTGCTGATTGCGTCCAACGTCTTCATGACGTTCGCCTGGTACGGTCACCTGAAGCACCTGGCCAGCAAGCCGTGGTACGTGGCCGCGCTGGTCAGCTGGGGCATCGCCCTGTTCGAGTACCTCCTGCAGGTGCCGGCCAACCGCATCGGCTATTCCAGCGGCATGTTCAGCCTGGCGCAGCTGAAGATCATGCAGGAGGTCATCACGCTGGCGGTGTTCGTGCCGTTCGCGATGGTCTACATGAAGGTGCCGTTCAAGCTGGACTTCGTCTGGGCCGGGTTGTGCCTGGTCGGGGCGGTGTACTTCATCTTCCGCACGCCATGA
- a CDS encoding inorganic phosphate transporter codes for MDAVQAGFWVVVLLVVLAILFDFMNGFHDAANSIATVVSTGVLKPHQAVAFAATFNFIAIFIFHLSVAATIGKGIVQPDVVDHQVVFGALIGAISWNVITWYYGIPSSSSHALIGGIVGATIAKAGSGVLIASGIWKTVAFILISPALGFLLGSLLMVAVAWICRGASPLRVDNWFRRLQLLSAGMYSLGHGGNDAQKTIGIIWMLLIGSGYASANDHMPPAWTIWSCYIAIALGTMFGGWRIVKTMGQKITKLKPVGGFCAETGGALTLFLATLLGVPVSTTHTITGAIVGVGSVQRASAVRWGVAGNIVWAWIFTIPASAFIGGVFYLIGHALL; via the coding sequence ATGGACGCTGTGCAAGCGGGTTTCTGGGTGGTCGTGCTGCTCGTCGTGCTGGCCATCCTGTTCGACTTCATGAACGGGTTCCACGACGCCGCGAACTCCATCGCGACCGTCGTCTCGACCGGGGTGCTCAAGCCCCACCAGGCGGTGGCCTTCGCCGCCACCTTCAACTTCATCGCGATCTTCATCTTCCACCTGAGCGTGGCCGCGACCATCGGCAAGGGCATCGTGCAGCCGGACGTGGTGGACCACCAGGTGGTGTTCGGGGCGCTGATCGGGGCGATCTCGTGGAACGTGATCACCTGGTACTACGGCATCCCGTCGAGCTCGTCGCACGCGCTGATCGGCGGCATCGTGGGCGCCACGATCGCCAAGGCCGGCTCGGGCGTGCTGATCGCCTCGGGCATCTGGAAGACGGTGGCCTTCATCCTGATCTCGCCGGCGCTGGGCTTCCTGCTCGGCTCGCTGCTGATGGTGGCGGTGGCCTGGATCTGCCGCGGGGCCTCGCCGCTGCGGGTGGACAACTGGTTCCGCCGCCTGCAGCTGCTGTCGGCCGGCATGTACTCGCTCGGCCACGGCGGCAACGACGCGCAGAAGACCATCGGCATCATCTGGATGCTGCTGATCGGCTCGGGCTACGCCTCGGCCAACGACCACATGCCGCCTGCCTGGACCATCTGGTCGTGCTACATCGCGATCGCGCTGGGCACGATGTTCGGTGGCTGGCGCATCGTCAAGACCATGGGCCAGAAGATCACCAAGCTCAAGCCGGTGGGCGGCTTCTGCGCCGAGACCGGCGGCGCGCTGACGCTGTTCCTGGCGACCCTGCTCGGGGTGCCGGTGTCGACCACCCACACCATCACCGGCGCCATCGTCGGTGTCGGCTCGGTGCAGCGTGCCTCGGCGGTGCGCTGGGGCGTGGCCGGCAACATCGTGTGGGCCTGGATCTTCACCATCCCGGCCTCGGCCTTCATCGGCGGGGTGTTCTACCTGATCGGCCACGCCCTGCTGTGA
- a CDS encoding HAD family hydrolase, whose translation MSGDAVRNLCLFDLDHTLLPIDSDHAFGDFLVRIGWADAQEFRRGNDHYYAQYQAGRLDLDEYIDFTTRPWRTRSPQEQAWVQQRFVEEVVHPNLKPAALDLVRSHQSQGDLVAIVTATNEFVTAPIAAAFGVEHLLAVQLERDAEGAVTGRIRGVPSYQAGKVTRVDQWLASLGLRWEDFGRTSFYSDSPNDLPLLERASDPVATNPSPALEQTAVARGWRILKLFP comes from the coding sequence ATGAGCGGCGACGCGGTGCGCAACCTGTGCCTGTTCGACCTCGATCACACGCTGCTGCCGATCGATTCGGACCACGCCTTCGGCGACTTCCTTGTGCGCATCGGCTGGGCCGACGCGCAGGAGTTCCGTCGCGGCAACGACCACTACTACGCCCAGTACCAGGCCGGGCGCCTGGACCTGGACGAATACATCGACTTCACCACCCGGCCGTGGCGCACCCGCTCGCCCCAGGAGCAGGCCTGGGTGCAGCAGCGCTTCGTCGAGGAAGTGGTGCACCCCAACCTCAAGCCGGCCGCGCTCGACCTGGTGCGCTCGCACCAGTCGCAGGGCGACCTGGTGGCCATCGTCACCGCGACCAACGAGTTCGTCACCGCGCCGATCGCCGCGGCGTTCGGCGTCGAGCACCTGCTCGCGGTGCAGCTGGAGCGCGACGCCGAGGGCGCCGTCACCGGGCGCATCCGCGGCGTGCCGTCCTACCAGGCCGGCAAGGTGACGCGGGTCGACCAGTGGCTGGCGTCGCTCGGCCTGCGCTGGGAGGACTTCGGTCGCACCAGCTTCTACAGCGATTCCCCCAACGATTTGCCCCTGCTCGAGCGCGCCAGCGACCCGGTGGCGACCAACCCGTCGCCGGCCCTGGAACAGACCGCCGTGGCGCGCGGCTGGCGCATCCTGAAGCTGTTTCCATGA
- the pcnB gene encoding polynucleotide adenylyltransferase PcnB produces the protein MIKKLISKLLGKSAPAAGKTAGKRHLGKRVEVPKNEHGIDRSLVDERAVKVVQTLTDAGYEAYIVGGAVRDLLLGKRPKDFDVATNATPEQVKALFRRAFIIGRRFRIVHVVFGRGRDHEVIEVSTFRAQVDASEAEQVNGNEKTAKSELAGKSHVVDASGRVLRDNVWGPQIEDAARRDFTINAMYYDPQREIVVDYHHGIRDAKKRLLRMIGDPEQRYREDPVRIIRAVRFAAKLGFEIEGKTREPIARMAPLLENVPASRMFDEMIKLLQTGHALASLEQLRAHGLHRGVFPILDVVLDETRRHDGREKFVRLALADTDRRVAEGKPVAPSFMLAAMLWHDVLDRWERRRQQGEHPFPALQAAIEEVFDARIGDISGRGKLAADMREIWMMQPRFEKRAGNGPMVLVEQPRFRAGFDFLRLRAEAGEVDEALARWWEEFSLAEMPRRRELLELARQQDQARRTGDKPGEAAPAKKRRRRRRKPAGEGAAAAADGAVPASD, from the coding sequence ATGATCAAGAAACTCATCAGCAAGCTGCTCGGCAAGTCCGCGCCCGCCGCGGGCAAGACCGCCGGCAAGCGCCATCTCGGCAAGCGCGTGGAAGTGCCCAAGAACGAGCACGGCATCGACCGCTCGCTGGTCGACGAACGTGCCGTCAAGGTGGTGCAGACGCTCACCGACGCCGGCTACGAGGCCTACATCGTCGGCGGGGCGGTGCGCGACCTGCTGCTCGGCAAGCGTCCCAAGGACTTCGACGTGGCCACCAACGCCACGCCCGAGCAGGTCAAGGCGCTGTTCCGGCGTGCCTTCATCATCGGCCGGCGCTTCCGCATCGTGCACGTGGTGTTCGGGCGCGGGCGCGACCACGAGGTGATCGAGGTCTCCACCTTCCGGGCCCAGGTCGATGCCTCCGAGGCCGAACAGGTCAACGGCAACGAGAAGACCGCCAAGTCCGAGCTGGCGGGCAAGTCCCACGTGGTCGACGCCAGCGGCCGCGTGCTGCGCGACAACGTCTGGGGTCCGCAGATCGAGGACGCGGCGCGCCGCGACTTCACGATCAATGCGATGTACTACGACCCGCAGCGCGAGATCGTGGTCGACTACCACCACGGCATCCGCGATGCGAAGAAGCGCCTGCTGCGCATGATCGGCGATCCGGAGCAGCGCTACCGCGAGGACCCGGTGCGCATCATCCGCGCGGTGCGCTTCGCCGCCAAGCTGGGCTTCGAGATCGAGGGGAAGACGCGCGAGCCGATCGCCCGCATGGCCCCGCTGCTGGAGAACGTGCCGGCCTCGCGCATGTTCGACGAGATGATCAAGCTGCTGCAGACCGGCCATGCGCTGGCCTCGCTGGAGCAGCTGCGCGCGCATGGCCTGCACCGCGGCGTCTTCCCGATCCTCGACGTGGTGCTGGACGAGACGCGCCGCCACGACGGGCGCGAGAAGTTCGTGCGCCTGGCGCTGGCCGACACCGACCGCCGCGTCGCCGAGGGCAAGCCGGTCGCCCCGAGCTTCATGCTCGCGGCCATGCTGTGGCATGACGTGCTGGACCGCTGGGAGCGCCGCCGCCAGCAGGGCGAGCATCCGTTCCCGGCGCTGCAGGCTGCCATCGAGGAAGTGTTCGACGCGCGCATCGGCGACATCTCCGGCCGCGGCAAGCTGGCCGCCGACATGCGCGAGATCTGGATGATGCAGCCGCGCTTCGAGAAGCGCGCCGGCAATGGCCCGATGGTGCTGGTCGAGCAGCCGCGCTTCCGCGCCGGCTTCGACTTCCTGCGCCTGCGCGCCGAGGCGGGCGAGGTCGACGAGGCGCTGGCGCGCTGGTGGGAGGAGTTCTCGCTGGCCGAGATGCCGCGCCGCCGCGAGCTGCTCGAGCTGGCCCGCCAGCAGGACCAGGCACGCCGCACCGGCGACAAGCCGGGCGAGGCCGCCCCGGCGAAGAAGCGCCGCCGCCGTCGCCGCAAGCCGGCCGGCGAGGGCGCGGCTGCTGCCGCGGACGGGGCCGTTCCCGCCAGCGACTGA
- the rimM gene encoding ribosome maturation factor RimM (Essential for efficient processing of 16S rRNA) — protein MRATPDPAASRPASPDDEGVAWPDDAVEVGRVIDAWGVKGWIKVQPYSADPQALFSSRRWFLQPPDSPNPRAAAAGLRWPLLLCITQARDHGDVIVAAAREVPDRTAAEALKGARVHVPRSSFPTADPDEYYWVDLIGLEVVNRQGERLGTVADLMDTGAHAILRVVDEAGGKPAERLIPFVGAYVDEVDQGARRITVDWGLDY, from the coding sequence GTGCGCGCCACGCCCGATCCAGCCGCAAGCCGGCCCGCCTCGCCTGACGACGAGGGCGTGGCCTGGCCCGACGATGCGGTGGAGGTCGGGCGCGTCATCGACGCCTGGGGCGTCAAGGGCTGGATCAAGGTCCAGCCGTACTCGGCCGATCCCCAGGCGTTGTTCTCTTCCCGGCGCTGGTTCCTCCAGCCGCCCGATTCCCCGAATCCCCGTGCTGCCGCGGCGGGCCTGCGCTGGCCGCTGCTGCTGTGCATCACCCAGGCGCGCGACCACGGTGACGTGATCGTCGCGGCCGCCCGCGAAGTGCCCGACCGCACCGCTGCCGAGGCGCTCAAGGGCGCGCGGGTGCATGTCCCGCGCTCCAGCTTCCCGACTGCCGATCCCGACGAGTACTACTGGGTCGACCTGATCGGCCTGGAGGTGGTGAACCGGCAGGGCGAACGGCTCGGCACGGTGGCGGACCTGATGGACACCGGTGCCCACGCCATCCTGCGCGTGGTCGACGAGGCCGGCGGCAAGCCGGCCGAGCGCCTGATCCCCTTCGTCGGCGCCTACGTGGACGAGGTCGACCAGGGCGCGCGGCGCATCACGGTCGACTGGGGCCTGGACTACTGA
- a CDS encoding AI-2E family transporter has protein sequence MTLTAAQRRTVAWLGIAAAALLLLWLLAPVLLPFLLAAVLAYALHPAVEWLVARRLPRLLAVLLLEAVAILAVLGLLLLMVPILSKELPLLREQIPVLAARLNEVLAPWLAQHGVNLSLDIASIKAFVVKYLNANLEDWLSTALSSARIGGSFVLAIAGHAVLVPVVLFYLLMDWPEVVRRTLQFVPPRFEAGMTGFLAECDEVLGQYLRGQLLVMVILAAYYSVGLALFGFDLAVPVGVFTGLAIFIPYLGFGLGMVLALLAGVLQFASWYGVIGVAVVYGIGQLVESFYLTPRLVGERIGMHPITVIFALLAFGHLLGFVGVLIALPVSALLVVAVRRLRRTYLESRLYLG, from the coding sequence ATGACTCTCACTGCGGCTCAACGACGTACCGTCGCCTGGCTCGGCATCGCGGCGGCGGCCCTGCTGCTGCTGTGGCTGCTCGCGCCGGTGCTGCTGCCCTTCCTGCTGGCGGCGGTGCTGGCCTATGCGCTGCATCCGGCCGTCGAATGGCTGGTGGCGCGCCGGCTGCCGCGGCTGCTGGCGGTGCTGCTGCTCGAGGCGGTGGCGATCCTGGCGGTCCTGGGCCTGTTGCTGCTGATGGTGCCGATCCTGTCCAAGGAGCTGCCGCTGCTGCGCGAGCAGATCCCGGTGCTGGCCGCGCGCCTCAACGAGGTCCTCGCCCCCTGGCTGGCGCAGCACGGCGTGAACCTGTCCCTGGACATCGCCAGCATCAAGGCCTTCGTCGTCAAGTACCTCAACGCCAACCTGGAGGACTGGCTGTCGACCGCGCTCAGCTCGGCGCGCATCGGCGGCAGCTTCGTGCTGGCGATCGCCGGCCATGCGGTGCTGGTGCCGGTGGTGCTGTTCTACCTGCTGATGGACTGGCCCGAGGTGGTGCGGCGCACGCTGCAGTTCGTGCCGCCGCGCTTCGAGGCCGGGATGACGGGCTTCCTGGCCGAGTGCGACGAGGTGCTCGGGCAGTACCTGCGCGGCCAGCTGCTGGTGATGGTGATCCTGGCCGCCTACTACAGCGTCGGGCTGGCGCTGTTCGGTTTCGACCTGGCCGTGCCGGTGGGCGTGTTCACCGGGCTGGCCATCTTCATTCCCTATCTGGGCTTCGGGCTCGGCATGGTGCTGGCGCTGCTGGCCGGCGTGCTGCAGTTCGCGAGCTGGTACGGCGTCATCGGCGTGGCGGTGGTCTACGGCATCGGCCAGCTGGTCGAGAGCTTCTACCTCACGCCGCGGCTGGTGGGCGAGCGCATCGGCATGCACCCGATCACGGTGATCTTCGCGCTGCTGGCCTTCGGCCACCTGCTCGGCTTCGTCGGCGTGCTGATCGCGCTGCCGGTCAGCGCGCTGCTGGTCGTGGCGGTGCGGCGGCTGCGCCGGACCTACCTCGAGAGCCGGTTGTATCTGGGCTGA
- a CDS encoding NINE protein — translation MTTSTQRYKSKTLATWLALLLGSLGLHRFYLHGFRDLLAWLHPWPTLAGVHGVLRMLAYGQDDRLSWVLVPLLGLMLVQAMLCAIIYGLTPDERWNARFNPSGRQHRTGWAAVIGVIVALMVGAGILMATIAYGMQRYFEVQIEEARKISQ, via the coding sequence ATGACGACCTCCACGCAACGCTACAAGTCGAAGACCCTGGCCACCTGGCTGGCCCTGCTGCTGGGCAGCCTCGGGCTGCACCGCTTCTACCTGCACGGGTTCCGCGACCTGCTCGCCTGGCTGCACCCCTGGCCCACGCTGGCCGGCGTGCATGGCGTGCTGCGCATGCTGGCCTACGGGCAGGACGACCGCCTGTCCTGGGTGCTGGTGCCGCTGCTCGGCCTGATGCTGGTGCAGGCCATGCTGTGCGCGATCATCTACGGCCTGACGCCGGACGAGCGCTGGAACGCACGCTTCAATCCCTCGGGCCGCCAGCACCGCACCGGCTGGGCCGCGGTGATCGGCGTGATCGTCGCGCTGATGGTCGGCGCCGGCATCCTGATGGCCACCATCGCCTACGGCATGCAGCGCTACTTCGAGGTGCAGATCGAGGAAGCGCGCAAGATCAGCCAGTAG
- the hda gene encoding DnaA regulatory inactivator Hda, with protein MKQLPLGLGPDEPPGFENFFRGPNAAAVEHVRTLAGQARPAPVYLWGPGGCGKTHLLLALAHEVQAQGGRVGWFDPSAPRDLEFDDTWQALVLDDCQRYDPDQQHRAFVLFVQATTQGLPIAAAGDAPPVDLPLRDDLRTRLGWGHVFQLLPLSEADCRAVLRREADRRGIFLSDEVMSYLLTRFSRDLGSLMRLLDRLDRFALATHRAVTVPLLKQMLVEEGP; from the coding sequence ATGAAACAGCTACCGCTGGGCCTGGGCCCGGACGAACCCCCGGGTTTCGAGAATTTTTTCCGCGGTCCGAACGCGGCGGCCGTGGAACATGTGCGCACGCTGGCCGGCCAGGCCCGGCCGGCGCCGGTCTACCTCTGGGGCCCGGGCGGCTGCGGCAAGACGCACCTGCTGCTGGCGCTGGCCCACGAGGTGCAGGCGCAGGGCGGGCGGGTCGGCTGGTTCGACCCTTCGGCGCCGAGGGACCTCGAATTCGACGACACTTGGCAGGCGCTGGTGCTGGACGACTGCCAGCGCTACGACCCCGACCAGCAGCACCGCGCCTTCGTGCTGTTCGTCCAGGCGACGACGCAGGGCCTGCCGATCGCGGCGGCCGGCGACGCGCCTCCGGTGGACCTGCCGCTGCGCGACGACCTGCGTACCCGGCTCGGCTGGGGCCATGTCTTCCAGTTGCTGCCGCTGTCCGAGGCCGACTGCCGTGCCGTGCTGCGGCGCGAGGCCGACCGGCGCGGGATCTTTCTTTCGGACGAGGTGATGAGTTACCTGCTGACGCGCTTCTCGCGCGACCTGGGCAGCCTGATGCGGCTGCTCGACCGGCTCGACCGCTTCGCGCTCGCGACGCACCGTGCCGTGACCGTGCCGCTGCTCAAGCAGATGCTGGTGGAGGAGGGGCCATGA
- a CDS encoding SirB1 family protein codes for MQFEAPSALEYFSSLVAEDEGFPLTEVAASLALDEFPELDLQSVLDEIDQLGERLKRRLPADAGPMQRLRMLNRYFFQELGFGGNVNDYYDPHNSCLNAVLRTRRGIPISLAVIYMDLARQIGLKAHGVSFPGHFLVKLRMPQGEVVMDPFSGHSLSREELDERLDPYKRQQGLVGEFDLPLGLFLQSATPREVIARMLRNLKEIYRMREDGPMLLAVLDRLVVLLPEDWEERRDRGLVRSEMGLLDEAIADLAIYVQEAEDADDRLEMAERLEGLRALRGDGPPRLH; via the coding sequence ATGCAGTTCGAGGCCCCCTCCGCCCTGGAGTACTTTTCTTCGCTCGTCGCCGAGGACGAAGGCTTCCCGCTCACCGAAGTGGCGGCCTCGCTCGCGCTGGACGAGTTTCCCGAGCTGGACCTTCAGTCGGTGCTGGACGAGATCGACCAGCTGGGCGAGCGGCTCAAGCGCCGGCTGCCGGCCGACGCCGGACCGATGCAGCGGCTGCGCATGCTCAACCGCTACTTCTTCCAGGAGCTCGGCTTCGGCGGCAACGTCAACGACTACTACGACCCGCACAACAGCTGCCTGAACGCCGTGCTGCGCACCCGGCGCGGCATCCCGATCTCGCTGGCCGTGATCTACATGGACCTGGCGCGCCAGATCGGGCTGAAGGCCCACGGCGTGTCGTTCCCGGGCCATTTCCTCGTGAAGCTGCGCATGCCGCAGGGCGAGGTGGTGATGGACCCGTTCTCGGGGCATTCGCTGTCGCGCGAGGAGCTGGACGAGCGGCTCGATCCCTACAAGCGCCAGCAGGGGCTGGTCGGCGAGTTCGACCTGCCGCTCGGGCTGTTCCTGCAGTCGGCCACGCCGCGCGAGGTGATCGCGCGCATGCTGCGCAACCTGAAGGAGATCTACCGGATGCGCGAGGACGGGCCGATGCTGCTGGCGGTGCTGGACCGGCTGGTGGTCCTGCTGCCCGAGGACTGGGAAGAGCGGCGTGACCGCGGGCTGGTGCGCTCCGAGATGGGGCTGCTCGACGAGGCGATCGCCGACCTGGCGATCTACGTGCAGGAGGCCGAGGACGCCGACGACCGGCTGGAAATGGCCGAACGCCTGGAAGGCCTGCGCGCGCTGCGCGGCGACGGGCCGCCGCGCCTGCACTGA
- the folK gene encoding 2-amino-4-hydroxy-6-hydroxymethyldihydropteridine diphosphokinase gives MVVAYVGLGANLGDALQTLRGAARALAGLPGVTAAAGSSVYRTAPVDAGGPDFLNAVVRLECTHDARTLFGQLREIEQRYGRERPYRNAPRTLDLDLLLWGDAVIAEPDLSVPHPRMHQRAFVLVPLSELDAAVRIPGHGTLSSLLAAVAAQDVERTADSLY, from the coding sequence ATGGTCGTGGCTTACGTGGGCCTGGGGGCCAACCTCGGCGACGCGCTGCAGACGCTGCGCGGCGCGGCACGCGCGCTCGCCGGCCTGCCGGGCGTGACGGCCGCCGCCGGCTCGTCGGTCTACCGCACCGCGCCGGTCGACGCCGGCGGCCCGGATTTCCTCAACGCCGTCGTGCGGCTCGAGTGCACGCACGACGCCCGCACCCTGTTCGGCCAGCTGCGCGAGATCGAGCAGCGCTACGGCCGCGAGCGCCCGTACCGCAACGCGCCGCGCACGCTGGACCTGGACCTGCTGCTGTGGGGCGACGCGGTCATCGCCGAGCCCGACCTCAGCGTGCCCCATCCCCGCATGCACCAGCGCGCCTTCGTGCTGGTGCCGCTGTCCGAACTCGACGCCGCGGTGCGCATCCCCGGCCACGGCACGCTGTCCTCGCTGCTGGCGGCCGTGGCTGCGCAGGACGTCGAGCGCACCGCCGACTCCCTCTACTGA